CGCGCGTGTTTCATCTCTGACATCAGTTGGGCGCCGCGACCGGGAGGGTGACGGTTCAGGCTGACCTACAGGCAGGAAACCGCAAGAGGAATAGAAGGCGACATCTGAAAGATTCCTCTGGCTTTTCCCGCTATTTTCTGCCATATACCGCCGCCATTGGGCACTGAGGCCCAATTCGTCCGGACGGATCCTTTGCTGAACGACATCTCGGCTCTGGAAACTTCCGGATCAGGCCGGTTTCCGGCACTTCAACGCGTCCGGTCAACGGACCCCCCTCTTCGAAAGGAAAGAGCGATGTCGATTACTGCAGAGCGTAAAGCTGAGCTCATCAAGGAATTTGCGACCAAGGAAGGCGACACCGGCTCTCCGGAAGTCCAGGTGGCGATCCTCACCGAGCGCATCAACAACCTGACCGAACATTTCAAGGGCCATGGCAAGGACAATCACTCCCGCCGCGGTCTTCTGAAAATGGTTGCGCAGCGCCGGTCCCTGCTGGACTACACGCGCGGCAAGAGCGAAGACCGCTACAAGACGCTGATCGAGCGTCTGGGCATCCGCCGCTAAGGTCTTGAACAAACGAAACGCGGTGGGCTGGTTCCCGCCGCGTTTTGCTTAAAGGCGTCTTCGGCCGTATGCCTGAAAACGGACGGTTTGACGGCCCGGAAACGCGCATTGATAGAGTGCGTTCCCATTTGATGGCAAACACTCTATAGAAACCTCGTGACAAGTCATGGGGCAGGATTGCCGGCTTCTTTCGGTTCCGATTTGCGGAAAGCAGCCCGTTGTCTTGCCCGTGACCTGTCCGCCGGTAACCGGCCCATCCGGGGCCGACCGGGAATGTGCCTGTCCGATGGCGTTGCAAGGAGTGCAGCGGCGGGCGGGCGACTACGTAAGGACAGATGATGTTTGATATTCATCGTGTAGAAGTCGAGTGGGGCGGTCGGCCGCTCGTGCTCGAGACGGGCAAGGTTGCCCGCCAGGCCGACGGCGCCGTCATGGCGACCTACGGCGAAACCAAGGTTCTGGCGACCGTTGTCTCCGCCAAGGAGCCGCGTGCCGGACAGGATTTTTTCCCGCTCACCGTGAACTACCAGGAAAAGGCATTTGCCGCCGGTAAGATCCCGGGCGGGTATTTCAAGCGCGAAGGCCGCCCGTCGGAGCACGAGACGCTCACCTCCCGTCTGATCGACCGGCCGATCCGCCCGCTGTTTGCCGATGGCTACAAGAACGACACCCAGGTCGTGATCACCGTGCTGTCCCATGACATGGAAAACGCTCCGGACATCCTTGCAATGGTTGCAGCCTCTGCTGCGCTGACGCTGTCCGGTGTTCCGTTCATGGGTCCGATCGGTGGCGCGCGCGTCGGTTACATCGATGGCGAATACGTTCTGAACCCGGCAGTCGACGACATGCCGGAAAGCGCGCTCGACCTGGTGGTTGCCGGTACGAACGACGCCGTCCTGATGGTGGAATCGGAAGCCAAGGAACT
This region of uncultured Roseibium sp. genomic DNA includes:
- the rpsO gene encoding 30S ribosomal protein S15; amino-acid sequence: MSITAERKAELIKEFATKEGDTGSPEVQVAILTERINNLTEHFKGHGKDNHSRRGLLKMVAQRRSLLDYTRGKSEDRYKTLIERLGIRR